Proteins found in one Dictyoglomus sp. genomic segment:
- a CDS encoding DUF1571 domain-containing protein — protein sequence MKLFKFLTIFLLIFFISFGITSEEIVREVLDTYNKINTFSSILEVYSREGNKEEFFIFEFYFKKPNTYRYNILEGKDKGAVIVIKEGRARMQKPGLLKIVPLTLNLDDPLILNIKKKRYDEMGLGYIIQMITQKPVKLMEEERILGISCFVLEMGSSKDRTHSFLSQKFYIDKNFIPIQLEQYEDYNGIKVLTHRRTYKNYKINPIFDPNIFEI from the coding sequence ATGAAACTATTTAAATTCTTAACTATTTTTCTTTTGATTTTTTTTATCTCTTTTGGGATAACCAGCGAAGAAATTGTTCGAGAGGTATTAGATACTTATAATAAAATAAACACTTTTAGTAGCATATTAGAAGTATATAGTAGAGAAGGAAACAAGGAGGAGTTTTTTATTTTTGAATTTTATTTTAAAAAACCTAATACTTATAGATACAATATACTAGAAGGAAAAGATAAAGGAGCAGTTATTGTAATAAAGGAAGGAAGAGCAAGAATGCAAAAACCAGGATTATTAAAAATAGTACCTTTGACATTGAATCTTGATGATCCTTTAATTTTAAATATCAAGAAGAAAAGATATGATGAAATGGGCTTAGGCTATATAATACAAATGATAACTCAAAAACCAGTAAAACTTATGGAAGAAGAAAGAATATTAGGAATTTCCTGCTTTGTTTTAGAAATGGGCTCTAGCAAAGATCGAACTCACAGTTTTCTTTCTCAGAAATTTTATATAGATAAAAACTTTATCCCCATTCAATTAGAACAATATGAAGATTATAATGGAATTAAAGTTTTGACTCATAGAAGAACATATAAAAATTATAAAATTAATCCTATCTTCGATCCTAATATTTTTGAAATTTAG
- a CDS encoding efflux RND transporter periplasmic adaptor subunit translates to MKKAFIILGVTFIALFSLLYILTDIFTPPIEVKALSVEKKNLPIIISTTGNLYFMNKVDINPKISGTLLKLRVKVGDKVKKGEILAEIDAKDIKKQIDNLKLIMKTLETQETLQNQFKILGSLFGFSQENSQEYINIFENLKNILSVYYENLRNMYENRLIKSPISGIVVNINAEEGQIIKEQFQFNLNFSNLNSLNLSSLLNLFYSPSSSTPLMTIVDTNSLVADVRVDESNVLKIKEGQKAEIRVEALGDRIWEGRVKSISFSPSISKDGSYGYNVKISIPALGDKVKEGMSVSADIYVGIKKNALVIPMNSIIFREGKTFVFIVNNNHAIEKEVFLGDIHGDMIEVVKGLEEKDTIILSPSNKLKNGSRVKINENFRKF, encoded by the coding sequence ATGAAAAAAGCATTTATAATACTCGGAGTAACTTTCATTGCATTATTTTCTCTTCTTTATATATTAACAGATATTTTTACTCCTCCCATAGAGGTTAAAGCTCTAAGTGTAGAGAAAAAAAATCTTCCTATAATAATATCCACAACAGGAAATTTATATTTTATGAATAAAGTAGACATTAATCCTAAGATATCAGGAACTCTTTTAAAGCTAAGAGTAAAAGTGGGAGATAAAGTTAAAAAAGGAGAGATTCTAGCAGAAATAGATGCCAAGGATATAAAAAAACAAATAGATAATTTAAAATTAATCATGAAAACCCTAGAGACTCAAGAAACCCTACAGAATCAATTTAAAATACTAGGATCTCTTTTTGGCTTTTCCCAAGAAAATTCCCAAGAGTATATAAATATATTTGAAAATCTAAAAAATATTCTATCTGTATATTATGAAAATCTTAGAAACATGTATGAAAACAGACTTATAAAATCCCCAATTTCAGGAATAGTAGTAAATATTAATGCAGAAGAAGGCCAAATCATTAAAGAACAATTCCAATTTAACCTAAACTTCTCTAATTTAAACTCTTTAAATCTTTCTTCTTTATTAAACCTTTTTTACTCACCTTCCTCATCTACTCCTTTAATGACTATTGTGGACACAAACTCTCTAGTAGCTGATGTAAGAGTTGATGAATCTAATGTTTTAAAAATAAAAGAAGGACAAAAAGCAGAAATAAGGGTAGAAGCTTTAGGGGACAGAATATGGGAAGGAAGAGTTAAAAGTATATCCTTTTCTCCATCTATTAGTAAAGACGGAAGTTATGGTTATAATGTAAAAATCTCAATCCCAGCATTAGGTGACAAGGTAAAGGAGGGAATGTCAGTCTCTGCAGATATTTATGTTGGAATTAAGAAAAATGCATTAGTTATTCCTATGAACTCTATTATTTTCAGAGAAGGAAAAACCTTTGTTTTTATTGTAAATAATAATCATGCAATAGAAAAAGAAGTATTTTTAGGAGATATTCATGGTGATATGATAGAGGTTGTAAAGGGTTTAGAAGAGAAAGATACTATTATTTTAAGTCCTTCAAATAAATTAAAAAATGGAAGTAGGGTAAAAATAAATGAGAATTTTAGAAAGTTTTAA
- a CDS encoding ABC transporter ATP-binding protein, which yields MYALREVDLFIPEGKTLCIIGPSGCGKTTLLKVIAGLEKPDSGNIYFNEQLVNDLPPKDRGVGMVFQNYALYPHYKARGNLSFYFWIRKRPEKEIDERIRETAKILGVGFEELLPRKPKTLSGGEQQRVAIGRCIVRNPTLMLMDEPLSNLDAKLRVITRTEIKKLLVRFQVTTVYVTHDQREAQALGDIIAVMKQGRILQVGTYEDLIEEPKDAFTASFVGVPPMNLIKGEVINNKFVFNNLEIPIPFKYNKKEIILGFHPSKIEISKNPTNLIGEIFFIESLPSDKFQILHIEIGKLNLKIQIPRENAFRIGDKVYLNLPQKIYFFDPDNEKRIV from the coding sequence ATTTATGCTCTAAGAGAGGTAGATCTTTTTATTCCTGAAGGGAAAACCCTCTGTATTATTGGACCATCAGGATGTGGCAAAACTACATTATTAAAAGTAATTGCAGGACTGGAAAAACCAGATTCAGGAAATATTTATTTCAATGAACAATTGGTAAATGATCTTCCTCCAAAAGATAGAGGAGTTGGAATGGTTTTCCAGAATTATGCCCTATATCCTCACTATAAAGCTCGTGGGAATCTTTCTTTTTATTTTTGGATAAGAAAAAGACCTGAAAAAGAGATAGATGAAAGAATAAGAGAAACCGCAAAAATTCTAGGAGTCGGATTTGAAGAACTTCTGCCAAGAAAACCAAAAACTTTATCAGGTGGAGAACAACAAAGAGTTGCTATTGGAAGATGTATTGTAAGAAATCCTACTTTGATGCTCATGGACGAACCATTATCTAACCTAGATGCAAAATTAAGAGTTATAACAAGAACAGAAATAAAAAAGTTACTTGTAAGATTTCAAGTAACTACAGTTTATGTTACTCATGATCAAAGAGAAGCACAAGCCTTAGGAGATATTATTGCAGTAATGAAACAGGGAAGAATACTACAAGTAGGAACCTATGAGGATCTTATAGAAGAACCAAAAGATGCTTTTACTGCTTCTTTCGTTGGTGTGCCTCCTATGAATCTTATTAAAGGAGAAGTAATAAATAATAAATTTGTTTTTAACAACTTAGAAATTCCAATTCCCTTTAAATATAATAAGAAAGAGATAATCTTAGGATTTCACCCTTCCAAAATTGAAATCAGTAAGAATCCTACAAATTTAATAGGAGAAATATTTTTTATAGAAAGTCTTCCTTCAGATAAATTTCAAATCCTTCACATAGAAATAGGAAAATTAAATTTAAAGATTCAGATTCCAAGAGAAAATGCATTTCGAATTGGAGATAAAGTTTATTTAAATCTTCCTCAAAAAATTTACTTTTTTGATCCTGATAATGAAAAGAGAATAGTGTAA
- a CDS encoding flavin reductase family protein, with the protein MYKELKHNFIYLLHPLPAFLVTSVSNLGKQNIMTASWIIPFSINPPLVVLSLRPERFTLQLIKETKEFVINIPPYELSNATLICGKVSGRDNDKFKLANLTPIPANKVKAPLIKECIAHIECVLEDIIDIKGDHLLVIGKVVYAQVEEDKFEKVYNLDKFNPSMYLGQDTYTTCKEVKKITLG; encoded by the coding sequence ATGTACAAAGAGTTAAAACATAATTTTATATATTTACTTCATCCCCTTCCTGCTTTTTTAGTTACAAGTGTAAGCAATTTAGGTAAACAAAACATTATGACTGCTTCTTGGATTATTCCCTTTAGTATTAATCCTCCCCTAGTTGTTCTTAGTCTTAGGCCTGAAAGGTTTACTCTTCAACTTATTAAAGAAACTAAAGAATTTGTTATAAATATTCCTCCCTATGAACTTTCTAACGCAACTTTAATCTGTGGAAAAGTATCAGGAAGAGATAATGATAAATTTAAATTAGCAAATCTTACTCCAATTCCAGCAAATAAAGTCAAAGCGCCTTTAATAAAAGAATGCATAGCCCATATAGAATGTGTTTTAGAAGATATCATTGATATAAAAGGAGATCATTTATTAGTTATAGGCAAGGTAGTTTATGCTCAAGTAGAAGAGGATAAATTTGAAAAAGTATATAATCTTGATAAATTTAATCCCTCTATGTATTTAGGACAAGATACTTATACCACATGTAAGGAGGTAAAAAAGATAACTTTGGGGTAA